A stretch of the Chlorobiota bacterium genome encodes the following:
- a CDS encoding CTP synthase has protein sequence MKELNTVAPLKTKCNTKYIFITGGVVSSLGKGITSASLGVLLKSRGLKVTIQKFDPYINVDPGTMSPYQHGEVYVTEDGAETDLDLGHYERFLNQSMTKSNNTTTGQVYFEVITKERRGDYLGKTVQVIPHITGEIVRRMKLLGDTGDYDVIIIEVGGTVGDIESLPYMESARQLTHKLGRGNALHVHLTYIPYIKAAGELKTKPTQHSVKLLLELGIQPDILVCRSEQKISREMKEKISLFCNVDTTAVIEARDASTIYEVPQIYANQHFDDIVLHKLNLTTHDRDLRDWIKLTHRIKKPSLGVVKIGMCGKYTQYQDAYKSIIEAFVHAGAANNVKVELKWIDSEELLSYSDVKRELKDINGLLVAPGFGSRGVEGKIMAIQYVRENKIPFFGICLGMQCAVIEFARNVCIIKDANSAEFVKTQNPVIDFMPDQKAIKEKGGTMRLGSFPCILKKGTRSLNSYKEQFITERHRHRYEVNNDFREILENNDLVLSGVSPDGKLVEMIEIEDHPFFIGCQFHPELKSRLLSPHPLFKSFVKASMDNRVKKIPLSVSKIKNIVIKEKLKKSK, from the coding sequence GTGAAAGAACTCAATACTGTTGCGCCTTTAAAAACAAAGTGCAATACTAAATATATTTTTATTACCGGTGGGGTTGTCTCATCTTTAGGCAAAGGAATAACTTCTGCTTCATTGGGAGTTTTGCTTAAATCTAGAGGTTTAAAGGTTACCATACAAAAATTTGATCCATACATAAATGTTGATCCAGGAACAATGTCACCTTACCAACATGGTGAAGTTTATGTTACTGAAGATGGGGCAGAAACTGATTTGGACTTAGGTCATTATGAGAGATTTTTAAATCAATCAATGACTAAATCAAATAATACAACAACTGGTCAGGTATATTTTGAAGTTATCACTAAAGAACGTCGAGGTGATTATCTAGGTAAAACTGTCCAAGTTATTCCACATATTACTGGTGAGATTGTTCGACGTATGAAATTACTTGGAGATACTGGAGATTATGATGTAATTATTATTGAAGTTGGCGGAACGGTGGGTGATATTGAATCATTACCTTATATGGAATCTGCTCGTCAACTTACTCATAAGTTGGGTCGTGGAAATGCATTACATGTACATTTAACATATATACCTTATATAAAAGCTGCTGGTGAGTTGAAAACCAAACCTACTCAACATTCAGTTAAGTTATTATTAGAGCTTGGGATTCAGCCTGATATTTTAGTATGTAGAAGTGAACAAAAAATTTCTCGTGAAATGAAAGAAAAAATTTCATTATTCTGCAATGTTGATACAACAGCTGTTATTGAAGCTCGAGATGCATCTACTATTTATGAAGTACCTCAAATATATGCTAACCAACATTTTGATGATATTGTATTACATAAACTAAATTTAACTACTCATGATAGAGATTTAAGAGATTGGATTAAGTTAACACATAGAATTAAGAAACCTTCTTTAGGAGTTGTTAAAATTGGAATGTGCGGGAAATATACTCAATACCAAGATGCATATAAATCTATTATTGAGGCTTTTGTTCATGCTGGTGCTGCGAATAATGTAAAAGTTGAGTTAAAATGGATTGATAGTGAAGAGTTGTTATCTTACTCAGATGTAAAACGTGAATTGAAAGATATTAATGGACTTCTAGTTGCTCCTGGATTTGGTTCTAGAGGAGTTGAGGGAAAGATTATGGCAATTCAATATGTAAGGGAAAATAAAATTCCATTCTTTGGAATCTGCTTGGGTATGCAATGTGCAGTTATTGAATTTGCTAGAAATGTTTGTATTATAAAAGATGCTAATTCTGCTGAATTTGTAAAAACTCAGAATCCAGTTATTGATTTTATGCCAGATCAAAAAGCAATTAAAGAAAAAGGTGGAACTATGAGGTTAGGCAGCTTTCCATGCATATTAAAAAAAGGGACTAGATCTCTTAACTCTTACAAAGAACAGTTCATAACAGAAAGACATCGCCATAGATACGAGGTAAATAATGATTTCAGAGAGATTTTAGAAAATAACGATTTAGTTCTAAGTGGCGTCTCTCCAGATGGTAAGCTAGTTGAAATGATTGAGATTGAAGACCATCCTTTTTTTATTGGTTGTCAATTTCATCCAGAACTCAAATCAAGGCTACTATCTCCTCACCCATTGTTCAAGTCTTTTGTTAAAGCATCAATGGATAACAGGGTAAAAAAAATACCATTATCAGTTAGTAAAATTAAAAATATTGTAATTAAAGAAAAACTAAAAAAATCTAAATAA
- a CDS encoding NAD(P)-binding domain-containing protein, whose translation MKKIGIIGSGVVAKTLGTGFIKHGYDVMLGSRDISKLEEWKNQNSGKTGSMEEAAKHGNIIVLATKGSANEEAINIMGISNIKGKTIIDTTNPIDETEFPPKDGVLNFFTPKNGSLMGNIQEKYPEANFVKAFNSVGSALMVNPEFGGDKPTMFICGDNDIAKKEVTSILDQFGWDAEDMGTSQAAGPIESLCILWCIPGFKSNNWNHAFKLLKVK comes from the coding sequence ATGAAAAAAATTGGGATTATAGGATCGGGAGTTGTGGCAAAAACTTTAGGTACTGGCTTTATTAAACATGGTTATGATGTTATGTTAGGTTCAAGAGATATTAGTAAACTTGAAGAATGGAAAAACCAAAATAGTGGTAAAACTGGAAGTATGGAAGAAGCCGCTAAACATGGTAACATAATAGTGCTTGCAACAAAAGGTTCAGCTAATGAAGAAGCAATTAATATTATGGGTATTAGCAACATAAAAGGTAAAACTATTATTGATACAACTAACCCAATCGATGAAACTGAATTCCCACCAAAAGATGGAGTTCTAAATTTTTTTACTCCAAAAAATGGATCATTAATGGGGAATATTCAAGAGAAATATCCTGAAGCAAATTTTGTAAAAGCATTTAATTCTGTTGGTAGTGCATTAATGGTAAATCCAGAATTTGGAGGGGATAAACCAACAATGTTTATTTGTGGAGACAATGATATTGCAAAGAAAGAAGTTACATCAATATTAGATCAATTTGGCTGGGATGCTGAAGATATGGGTACATCACAAGCAGCGGGTCCAATTGAAAGTCTTTGTATACTTTGGTGTATTCCAGGATTTAAATCAAATAATTGGAACCATGCATTTAAACTTTTAAAAGTCAAATAA
- the guaA gene encoding glutamine-hydrolyzing GMP synthase: MLHTELILILDFGSQYTQLIARKVRECCVYAEIHPYNITIDKIKSLKPIGIIFSGGPSSVYEENAPHSSNQIFDLGIPILGICYGLQLIAYQNEGEVNRSYKREFGRAELIIDDYECKLFKGLQNNNTVWMSHGDSLTKIPSGFTIAAHSDNAPICVITNAKKNIYGVQFHPEVHHTPNGKMILYNFVFEICKAVGGWSASAFIESTIKDIQEKVGDGMVICGLSGGVDSSVAAVLLHKAIGDQLLCIHIDNGVMRENESKNVLKLFKDKLHIPLEFVDASNLFLSRLEGITDPEKKRKIIGGTFIDVFEIEAKKFSNAQWLAQGTLYPDVIESVSFKGPSVTIKSHHNVGGLPERMNLKLLEPFRELFKDEVRAVGRELGLPNEFIDRHPFPGPGLAVRVLGEVTYERCEILRKADEIFIDELHTSNQYSEIWQAFVVLLPVSSVGVMGDERTYDNVCAIRAVTSTDGMTADWARIPYDILARVSNRIINEVRGINRVVYDISSKPPATIEWE, translated from the coding sequence ATGTTACATACTGAGCTAATTCTAATTCTCGATTTCGGATCTCAATATACTCAATTAATAGCACGTAAAGTACGTGAATGCTGTGTTTACGCTGAAATTCATCCGTACAATATCACCATTGATAAAATTAAATCACTTAAACCGATTGGTATTATTTTTTCTGGAGGACCATCTTCTGTGTATGAAGAAAATGCTCCTCATAGCTCAAATCAGATTTTTGATTTAGGTATTCCTATTTTAGGAATTTGTTATGGATTGCAATTGATAGCTTATCAAAATGAGGGAGAAGTCAACAGATCCTACAAACGTGAATTTGGTCGTGCAGAATTAATTATTGATGACTATGAATGTAAATTATTTAAAGGTCTTCAAAATAACAATACTGTTTGGATGAGTCATGGTGATTCATTAACCAAAATTCCATCAGGATTTACTATAGCTGCTCATTCTGATAACGCACCTATTTGCGTAATTACAAATGCTAAAAAAAATATTTATGGAGTTCAATTTCATCCTGAAGTTCACCATACTCCTAATGGAAAAATGATTTTATACAATTTTGTATTTGAGATTTGTAAAGCAGTTGGAGGATGGAGTGCTAGTGCTTTTATTGAATCTACTATTAAAGATATTCAAGAAAAAGTTGGTGATGGTATGGTTATCTGTGGGCTCTCAGGTGGCGTTGATTCAAGTGTTGCAGCAGTTTTGTTACACAAAGCAATTGGTGACCAATTACTTTGCATTCATATTGATAATGGTGTAATGAGAGAGAACGAATCTAAAAATGTATTAAAATTATTTAAAGATAAATTACACATTCCACTTGAATTTGTTGATGCAAGTAATTTATTTTTATCTAGGCTAGAAGGTATTACAGATCCAGAGAAAAAAAGAAAAATTATAGGAGGAACATTTATTGATGTATTTGAAATAGAAGCTAAAAAATTCTCAAATGCACAGTGGTTAGCTCAAGGAACACTTTATCCAGATGTTATAGAATCAGTTTCTTTTAAGGGTCCTTCTGTAACAATTAAATCTCATCATAATGTTGGAGGATTACCAGAAAGAATGAATTTAAAACTGTTAGAGCCATTTAGAGAATTGTTTAAAGATGAGGTTAGAGCTGTTGGAAGAGAACTTGGTTTGCCAAATGAATTCATTGATAGGCATCCTTTCCCAGGTCCTGGATTGGCTGTAAGAGTACTAGGTGAAGTAACATATGAACGTTGTGAAATTTTAAGAAAAGCTGATGAGATTTTCATTGATGAGTTACATACTTCAAATCAATATTCTGAAATATGGCAAGCTTTCGTTGTTTTGCTTCCAGTTTCAAGTGTTGGTGTTATGGGTGATGAAAGAACTTATGATAATGTTTGTGCAATACGTGCAGTTACAAGTACTGATGGTATGACAGCCGATTGGGCAAGAATACCTTATGATATTCTTGCAAGAGTATCTAATAGAATTATAAATGAAGTTAGAGGGATAAATAGAGTTGTTTATGATATTTCATCTAAACCTCCTGCAACTATTGAATGGGAGTAA
- a CDS encoding CPBP family intramembrane metalloprotease translates to MENFISNSKYQKNKAGWYLLGTITYLIFSGVIMALPLYFIMNYYEVSSFSLNKPLIESLNLLIGIVFSFLGGIIGLKLMFKYIHKSTLQNIISTSNKIRINRIVWGFVILFSFNIMTDIINYLFNPDDYQFLGLSSFRVIMFFAFLILIPIQAGAEELLCRGYLMQGIFRTTKSVWTSIILQSLIFALLHSANPEVLKFNPIYIYLSYISTGIFFGLLTIFDNGIELAIGMHAASNIYSLSIINYKNSAIPTNSFFNAIEINPQYSFYLGILSYVLILVICYYLFKWEEIRKNLSKIEIEENLIPLD, encoded by the coding sequence TTGGAGAACTTTATTTCAAATTCAAAATACCAAAAGAATAAGGCTGGTTGGTATTTATTAGGTACTATTACTTACTTAATATTTTCAGGAGTAATAATGGCATTACCGCTTTATTTCATTATGAACTATTATGAAGTAAGCAGTTTTTCTTTAAATAAGCCACTAATTGAAAGTTTAAATTTATTAATTGGAATTGTGTTTAGTTTTTTAGGTGGGATAATTGGATTGAAGTTGATGTTTAAGTATATTCATAAAAGCACTTTGCAAAATATAATATCAACATCAAACAAAATAAGAATTAATAGAATTGTTTGGGGGTTTGTAATTTTATTTTCATTTAATATAATGACAGATATTATTAATTATTTATTTAATCCCGATGACTATCAATTCTTAGGTTTATCAAGTTTTAGAGTAATAATGTTTTTTGCATTTTTGATATTAATTCCAATCCAAGCAGGAGCTGAAGAATTATTATGTAGAGGTTATTTAATGCAAGGAATTTTTAGAACTACAAAATCAGTTTGGACTAGTATAATTTTGCAATCTTTAATTTTTGCATTGTTACATTCAGCAAATCCTGAAGTACTTAAATTTAATCCAATTTACATTTATTTAAGTTATATATCTACAGGTATATTCTTTGGTTTGTTAACAATATTCGACAATGGAATAGAACTAGCAATAGGTATGCACGCAGCATCTAATATTTACTCATTGAGTATAATTAACTATAAAAATTCTGCAATTCCAACAAATAGTTTTTTTAATGCAATAGAAATTAATCCTCAATATTCATTTTACTTAGGAATCTTAAGTTATGTATTAATTTTAGTTATCTGCTATTATTTATTTAAATGGGAAGAGATTAGAAAAAATCTAAGTAAAATAGAAATTGAAGAAAATTTAATACCACTAGATTAA